A window of the Synechococcus sp. M16.1 genome harbors these coding sequences:
- a CDS encoding protochlorophyllide reductase — protein MSTPGTVLITGTTSGVGLNATCALVKRGWTVITANRSPQRAAAAADELDLPKERLKHVLMDLGDLDSVRRAVDALPERVDAVVCNAAVYKPKLKQPERSPQGYEISMATNHFGHFLLVQLLLGRLKASTHPSKRVVILGTVTANSKELGGKIPIPAPADLGDLSGFEAGFKDPVAMASGKPFKPGKAYKDSKLCNMITTQELHRRLHGDTGITFMSLYPGCVADTPLFRNTPKAFQTIFPWFQKNITGGYVSQALAGERVADVVANPDFAESGVHWSWGNRQKKDGQQFSQELSDKATDPETARRVWELSMKLVGL, from the coding sequence ATGTCCACGCCCGGCACCGTTCTGATCACCGGCACCACCTCCGGTGTGGGCCTGAATGCCACCTGCGCCTTGGTGAAGCGGGGTTGGACGGTGATCACGGCGAACCGCAGCCCGCAGCGGGCCGCGGCGGCTGCCGACGAGTTGGACCTCCCCAAGGAGCGTCTCAAGCACGTGTTGATGGATCTGGGTGATCTCGACAGTGTGCGTCGGGCGGTGGATGCCTTGCCCGAGCGCGTGGATGCCGTGGTCTGCAATGCAGCCGTGTACAAGCCGAAGCTGAAGCAGCCGGAGCGTTCGCCCCAGGGCTATGAAATCTCGATGGCCACCAACCATTTCGGCCATTTCCTGCTGGTGCAGCTGCTCTTGGGTCGGCTCAAGGCCTCCACTCATCCCTCCAAGCGGGTGGTGATCCTGGGCACCGTGACGGCGAACTCCAAAGAGCTGGGGGGCAAGATTCCGATCCCTGCGCCGGCAGATCTGGGGGACCTTTCTGGTTTTGAAGCCGGGTTCAAAGACCCCGTTGCCATGGCCAGTGGCAAGCCGTTCAAGCCCGGCAAGGCCTACAAAGACAGCAAGCTCTGCAACATGATCACCACCCAGGAGCTGCATCGCCGTCTTCACGGGGACACGGGGATCACCTTCATGTCGCTCTACCCGGGCTGTGTGGCGGACACACCGTTGTTCCGCAACACCCCCAAGGCCTTCCAGACGATCTTCCCCTGGTTTCAGAAAAACATCACCGGCGGCTACGTCTCCCAGGCCCTGGCGGGGGAACGGGTGGCTGATGTGGTGGCCAATCCCGACTTCGCCGAATCAGGGGTGCACTGGAGCTGGGGCAACCGCCAGAAGAAGGATGGACAGCAGTTCAGCCAGGAACTCTCCGACAAGGCCACTGATCCAGAAACAGCCCGCCGGGTGTGGGAGCTGTCGATGAAACTCGTTGGCCTTTGA